A genomic window from Solanum stenotomum isolate F172 chromosome 10, ASM1918654v1, whole genome shotgun sequence includes:
- the LOC125842240 gene encoding two-component response regulator-like APRR2 has product MICIENELLGWNDFPKGLKVLLLDEDSNSAAEMKSRLEKMDYIVYSFCNESEALTAILSKSEGFHVAIVEVRAGNSDGVLRFLESAKDLPTIMTSNIHSLSTMMKCIALGAVEFLQKPLSDDKLKNIWQHVVHKAFNARKDVSKSLEPVKESLLSMLQLQPAKGEADDKSSNGTEPLTAVAESNTEQSSGCDKYPAPSTPQLKQGVRSVDDGDCHDHTIFSTDQDSGEHDGDTKSVETTYNNSLAENNVQTSPTMQQGEIILKEDNVSSPNQKTETDIATSSQSNDCPDKSISHFAEPSKASGPHSSNGTKSNKKKMKVDWTPELHKKFVQAVEQLGIDQAIPSRILDLMKVEGLTRHNVASHLQKYRMHRRQILPKEVERRWPHPQPIDSVQRSYYPQKPIMTLPPYHSNHVAPGGQFYPAWVPPASYPNGLQVWGSPYYPGWKPAETWHWTPRPELHADTWGSPVMPPQFGSYPSYPQNAGVYRPHRMHNRYSMLEKSFDLHPADEVIDEVIKEAITKPWLPLPLGLKPPSTEGVLDELSRRGISIIPSQINGSRYRR; this is encoded by the exons GAATGAATTATTGGGTTGGAATGATTTCCCAAAGGGGCTTAAAGTCCTACTTCTTGATGAAGACAGCAACTCTGCTGCTGAGATGAAATCAAGGCTTGAGAAAATGGACTACATAG TTTACTCGTTCTGCAATGAGAGCGAAGCTTTGACTGCAATCTTGAGCAAATCCGAGGGCTTTCATGTTGCCATTGTGGAG GTACGTGCAGGCAACAGTGATGGGGTTCTCCGATTTCTTGAAAGTGCCAAAGACCTACCTACTATAA TGACATCAAATATTCATTCTCTTAGTACAATGATGAAGTGTATTGCG CTAGGTGCAGTTGAGTTCCTTCAAAAACCATTGTCAGatgataaactcaaaaatatatGGCAGCATGTAGTTCACAAG GCATTCAATGCTAGAAAGGATGTGTCCAAATCACTTGAGCCAGTAAAAGAATCTCTACTCTCAATGCTGCAGTTACAACCAGCAAAGGGTGAAGCAGATGACAAAAGTTCAAATGGAACAGAACCTCTCACTGCAGTAGCAGAAAGCAATACTGAACAGTCATCGGGCTGTGATAAATACCCTGCTCCCTCAACCCCACAATTGAAACAAGGAGTGCGGTCAGTCGATGATGGTGACTGCCATGATCATACTATCTTCTCAACTGACCAAGACAGTGGGGAACATGATGGTGACACTAAATCCGTCGAAACTACTTATAACAATTCACTTGCTGAGAATAATGTCCAAACAAGTCCTACTATGCAACAAGGAGAGATTATTTTGAAAGAGGATAATGTTTCATCTCCTAATCAAAAGACGGAGACAGATATTGCTACCTCTTCACAAAGTAATGACTGCCCGGACAAAAGCATTAGTCATTTTGCTGAACCTAGTAAAGCATCTGGTCCTCATAGTTCAAATGGGACTAAATCCaataagaagaagatgaag GTAGATTGGACACCTGAACTACACAAGAAGTTTGTTCAAGCAGTAGAGCAACTCGGTATAGATCAAGCCATTCCTTCTCGAATACTGGACCTGATGAAAGTAGAGGGCTTAACGAGACATAACGTAGCTAGCCATCTCCAG AAATACAGAATGCATCGAAGGCAAATTTTGCCAAAGGAAGTAGAAAGAAGATGGCCTCATCCGCAACCTATAGATTCAGTACAAAGAAGTTACTATCCTCAAAAACCTATCATGACATTGCCACCATATCATTCTAATCATGTTGCCCCGGGTGGTCAATTTTATCCTGCTTGGGTACCACCAGCAAGCTATCCAAACGGTTTACAAGTGTGGGGTTCACCTTACTATCCGGGATGGAAGCCTGCAGAGACTTGGCACTGGACACCTCGTCCAGAG CTGCATGCTGATACATGGGGCTCCCCTGTCATGCCACCGCAGTTTGGATCATATCCATCATATCCTCAG AATGCTGGAGTGTATCGGCCTCACAGAATGCATAACAGATATAGCATGCTAGAGAAGTCGTTTGATCTTCACCCG GCGGATGAGGTGATTGATGAAGTAATAAAGGAGGCAATAACCAAACCATGGTTACCACTTCCTTTGGGCCTAAAACCTCCTTCCACGGAGGGCGTTCTTGATGAACTTTCTAGACGAGGGATCTCAATCATCCCTTCACAAATCAACGGCTCCCGTTATCGAAGATGA